A window of the Erpetoichthys calabaricus chromosome 10, fErpCal1.3, whole genome shotgun sequence genome harbors these coding sequences:
- the LOC127529330 gene encoding odorant receptor 131-2-like — MHIWREIALIMPVSFCYLLMTFAIATNYNTPLNLALMALERYIAICKPLHHPNICTVRRTYVILSIMWLISYLSPASDIIITITIEPMSFFSTNIICENDSLIRTYSQSVKRNYLSIIFFAVAWLTMVYTYINIVTVAQSASRSEKSSAKKAYNTVLLHAIQLTLSSLMFLVPIVNNVWLHFQNVELGDVQYYTHILIILFPRLLSPLIYGVREENFRKYLKGYVTCGAITKDQNRQCQRIK, encoded by the coding sequence ATGCATATCTGGCGTGAGATTGCTCTCATTATGCCAGTGTCATTTTGCTATCTTTTAATGACATTTGCAATTGCTACAAACTATAACACTCCTCTGAATCTGGCCCTGATGGCTCTTGAACGCTACATTGCTATCTGTAAACCACTGCATCACCCAAACATCTGCACAGTGCGCAGGACATATGTCATCCTCAGCATAATGTGGCTGATCAGTTATCTTTCTCCAGCATCAGacattataattacaattactatAGAACCTATGAGCTTCTTCAGCACCAATATCATATGTGAGAATGACAGTCTAATTCGGACTTATTCTCAGTCTGTTAAAAGAAACTATCTAAGcattatattttttgcagttgcTTGGCTCACAATGGTGTACACATACATTAACATTGTGACTGTAGCACAATCAGCCAGTCGCTCTGAGAAATCTTCTGCTAAGAAGGCCTACAATACAGTCCTGCTGCATGCCATCCAGCTCACTCTGAGTTCACTCATGTTCCTTGTTCCAATTGTCAATAATGTTTGGTTACACTTTCAAAATGTGGAGCTAGGCGATGTACaatattacacacatatattaataattttgtttccACGTCTTTTAAGTCCTCTCATTTATGGAGTGAGAGAGGAAAACTTCAGAAAATACTTGAAAGGATATGTGACTTGTGGTGCTATTACAAAAGACCAAAACAGACAATGCcaaagaataaagtag